Within Marinomonas mediterranea MMB-1, the genomic segment GCTTAACCAAGACGGAACGCCAAGCGGCGCCTTTTATGATGATGACCCATTGCACGTTAACCTAGCGGGTTATGGTCTACTCGGAAAGCTAATACGCGACGCGTTAAGAAAAGGCTAGCGAAAGCGCAGTTTATTCCTTCGTAAAAAGCCCCAGCGCTATGTGTATTTATTACGCATAGCGCTGGGCTTTGAACACTATTCGAAACTAAACGCCGGGGCTTTTTTACTGACAACAAACTCGGTAACCTCATAGTTTGCAATGCCAGCTTTATAGAACGGGTCTTGAGTCAAAAGCGATAAGAGAGCCTCTTTGTTTTCTGCTTGCGCTAAGATCACGCCGCCTGTCCTAGGCAATTTAGGGCCAGAAGCAATGAAATTCCCCTGCTCATAATACTGATCTAAAAACGCGATATGATCCGGTATCAAAGCATCGACTTCACTCAACGCCACACTGTAGGTAATTGAAACAACAAACACTCGAACCTCTCCTATACGTAAATGACTATGCTAGCGCGTACCGACAAAACAAAAGCCTACTTAAATCAGTTAAACTCGTTTTGTCTCGATTTAAACGATCGTTAGTGTGACATCAATATTGCCACGTGTTGCGTTCGAATACGGGCAAACTTCATGCGCAGTCGCAACCAATTGCTCAACCAACGCTTTATCAAGAGTTGGCACCGTGATTTTAAGCTCAACTTGAATCCCAAAAGCCTGACCAACAGGACCAATGCCAACAATCCCTTCAATCGTTGTGTCTGCTGGAATAACCACCTTTTGTTGAGAAGCAACCAGTTTCAAAGCGCCCATAAAACAGGCTGAATAGCCTGCGGCAAAAAGCTGCTCTGGGTTTGTGCCATCGCCACCTGCGCCGCCCAGCACTTTCGGTGTACTCAGTTTCAGGTCAATGGCACCATCGTTTGCCGTCGCCCGACCCTCACGACCACCAATAACATTCGCTTGTGCTGTGTATACTACAGAATCTAAGGACATTTTCGTCTCCTACTGTTTTTTATCAAATACGGTTATAAAATACGCCAAAATAAATAGCCAACTATTAAATAGCACACTACTTATATGTCAATAAAAAGGCATCTCTGCCTTACTTAATACCAACCCTAAATACGGGACAGTAAATTCTTGCGTAGCGATTCAAGGTTCGCTTTCGTTTCCAACAAGGTGTCCAAATCACAGTTTGTATGACAAAACACCTCGTTTGGGATATCTTTCGCTTTCTCCTTGAGCAACCTGCCTTCTTCCGTCAACGAAATAATGACATGACGCTCGTCCTGTTCACTTCGTCTACGCTCGATTAAATTTGCACTTTCCATGCGCTTTAATAACGGCGTTAGCGTCGCAGAATCAAGAAACAACTGCTCCCCAATATCTGTGACGGACAGCGCATCCTGTTTCCAAAGAGTGAGAAGCACAAGATACTGGGAATAGGTGATGTCCAATGGTTTAAGCATCTTACGATAAAGCTTGTTCATCGCTAACGAAGCTGAATATAAGGCAAAACAAAGCTGGTTGTCCAAGTCGAGTTGCCCGTCATTTTCGGACGCTTGGACTAGTTTGTTTTCCTCACTCATCGCTTTACCTAACACTCATTTATCTATCAATGGTGATCATATTACATAGCGCGCTATTTAATAGCAAGTTTTTGATCCGTTCTTTTCTCAGTTTAATGTGTCGTAAGCGCCGCAATGTTTGTGACATTGCGGCGCAGGTACTCTTTAGCGCGTTTTACTATCGCTTCTTACCGCCCTTCCCTTGAACGGCTTTGAATCGTGGGTTTGACTTGCAAATTACAAAGACGCGGCCACGACGCTTAACGACCTGACAATCTTTATGACGCTTTTTAGCACTTTTTAAAGAAGACAAAACCTGCATTATTTCTTGCCTCCGACCAGTTTACGCTCACCAAAACGGCGCTTAAAGTTATGTACTCGGCCTTCCAACTGTGCGGAGCGCTGCTGACCAGTGTAGAAAGGGTGCGACGCAGAAGACACTTCAATCGAGTGGTATGGATAGGTATTACCATCTTCCCACTCAATGGTTTGAGTTGTGTGAATGGTTGAGCCAATTAAAAAATACTTATCTACACTCGTGTCGTGAAATACCACTTTGCGGTAATCAGGGTGAATATTAGAACGCAATGTCAGTCTCCTTGTTTATCTAGCTATCGTTAAGATATGTTATATCATAACAATAATAATGATAACAAGTTTCATTTGTATTTTTAGATAAGTTATATCTCATAAGCCGCCTCTACACTCTCGTTAATTACTCTGCGATATATAAACCTATTTCATATTCCGAAAAGTTCATTTCAATAATTTTGCTTGAATGCTAACGTCAAATTGTCTGTACATAAAACAGACAATTAAAACTCAAGGATCACTAAAGGAGAACAATATGAGCAATCCAATCGTATCGGCTTTAACTAAATTGATTTTTCGAGTGTTAGAAACAAAAATTGATGACAACTGGGATTCAATCCTCGACCATGTAGCAATAATCTGTAATCAAAACGGTCTTGACCCGGATGATGACTCAGATTCCGCCCTTCGTACTATTTCAAGCGCATTTGCACAGTACGTGAGAGAAACCGACAAACTAGACAAACTCTGGTTGGCAAAAATGTTCGGAATAGACAGCGAAGAAGACGCCTACTTTATGATACTCCAACACGGAAATGTTAACTGGGCTAAAAGAGTAGGAAGCCGAGTAAGAAAGCTGCAAGAAGTATAATTATCAAAGACAATAAGGCGAGAGAGGTTCCAAGCAGCCACTCCCGCCAATTTACCTTTTATGGATGGGTCTCGACCTCTTGTAGGATATTTTCGAACGCCACGCTAAAATACAATTCGTAACTGTTGCGCTCAACATAACCAATATGAGGGGAACACAAGACATTCGGCAAACCAAGTAATGGCTCGTTTGCGAGATTAGCAGGTTCGGTTTCATACACATCGATAGCGGCACGCTTGGTCGGGTTAGACGCCATTGCTGCGTACAAAGCGCCCTCTTCTATTAACTCGGCGCGGCTGGTATTCACTAGCAAAGCGTCCGCCTTCATTACATCTAAATCCGAGCGCTTAACACACCCACGAGTTACGTCGTTTAGCCTCAAGTGTAATGAAACGATGTCGGCCTTTTGGAAAAATGCCTGCTTCGTTTCTGCCGCTGTAAACCCCATTGAAACGGCGTTATCACGCGAGCTTTCACTTCCCCAAACCATGACCTTCATATCAAATGCGCTGGCATATTTCGCGATACGTTGGCCGATTTTACCGAAGCCCCAAATCCCAATAGTGAGTCCGCTTAACGTCCTTCCTAGATCAAGGCTGCCCGATTGCTGCCACTCGCCCGCTTTGAATTGTTCGACGTAATCAGGGAGGTTACGCGAAGCCGCCATGATCAATGACCAACACAATTCCGACGGCGCAACAGGGGAACCTCTTCCCTCCAACACCTTTACACCGTGCTTTTCACACACCGACACATCGATATGATTACTCACCTTCCCTGTTTGGCTAATCAACTTCAGATTAGGTAATCGACTAAGCAGGCTGTCCGTGATGTGCGTCCGCTCACGGATGAGCACCAAAGCGTCAAAATCAAACAAGCGTTCAGCAAGTGCCACCTCATCGATAAGCGTGTCGGTAAATACCGTGACATCGTGGTCGTTCAACAACGCGAAGCAATCGAGTTTTTTTACCACGTCTTGGTAATCATCTAGAATCGCGATTTTCATGGGGCTTCCTCGTCATTATCCCTATTTACATCGATGTCGATACTTGGCAACACAAAAGGCTCAATGGCCTTTATCGCCGTTTTCCCTGCCACCTTCATTTGGCCTAGTTTAATCACGATGTCCGTGATTTTATCGTGCTCTTCACTTTCAGGAGTTGTGTCTTTCGATCCAGCTTCTTGTTTGAAACGCTCTTTAAGCGCCTTGCGCATCGTGATGCTTTCAAGGTTATTTAAATACTCCATAGCAAACAAGGTCACCATCATCGGGAAATGGTGCGCTGCTAATGGCGGTTCAACGTCTTCCCTTGTTAACTCAACGGACTCTTTATCCTGATCAGGGTATAGATTAAGCAACAGGTTATAGCTGTTATGTAAGCGCTTTATCTGACGTGGGTTGGACAGCCCGAAATGTTTTATCCAGTGGGCAAAAGCGCGTTTTTGTGGTTCGGTAAGCTGCTCGACTTGCTTCAATTCTTTATACTTTTCTTTAAACTCTTTTTTAAGCGCCTCTTTAAGCGTTTCTTTCAACCTGTCTGGCTCTGTTGATGGATGAGCTTCAGTCCCTGTAAACGTTCCTGTAAAAGAAGGAGCATCTGTTGCTTCAGAGTTAATATTTCGATCAGTCTTGAGAGGATTATTTTCTTCTTGGCTAACGTGATTTACTTTCTCTGTAGTCTTGGTTTGATTTTCACGCTCAGTGTTGTCGTTAGGCAATCCGTTAGCCAAGCCGTCATCCGTTTTAGCTAAAGCGCCATCGCCCTGCTCTTTGCTTTCGGGTGAACTGGTTTGATCCCAAAGGTATTCTAAATAGTGGGTGACAGAGGCATCATCTGGCTCCGTAAGCACGATCGGAAGATGAATGATTTTTGCCAAGTAATCACGGGCGATCAATTTAGGGTCTTCATTGTGGTGCTGTGTAGCGAGTTCTTTGTAATGGAGGGCTAACGCTGCAAGGGCAATCCGCTGATCCACAGCGATCACCACAATCACATTGTCTAAATCCAACACCATACGCACCGCTTCCAACACTTTGACAATGCCTTTGTGCCCACAACGGTCTAAATCGTCCACCACATACAGCAAACGCTTTTTATTACCTAGGCGTACTTTGGTGAGCTTTTTAATGTGCTCGCGCATCACCGGAATCGTGCCTAGGTGTTGGCCATAATTCGGCAGCTTTAAATAGGTCAACAACTCTTTTGCCAATGGCCCCGCAAATAAGGCTTTCGTATGTTTTAGCGCAGGCAGCAAAAAAGTGCCAATCCAAGCGTAAGGGAAAATAGAGGCAACGCCTGTCCCCAATGGCTCAACCAAATTGGATAATACTTCTTTTAACGAATCCGGTATCCATAACGGCGCGAGAGACGAAACAAACAAGGACAATGGGATCAATACTTTTAAACCATGAAGGCGCCATGCAAACCGAGCAGTCAGCCAGATTTTTCGAAGAGGCCAATAGGTGCTTTCCCAACACGTCGGCTCAGGCTCTGGGCTAGAAAGCGCCTTAATCATTTCTTGGGCAATACCGGCTTGCAGGTTGTCCGTGTGCTCGTATTCCCATGCATTAAAATCAGCAAATAGAAACTCAGGCTCGTTTGCTTCTATTCTTGTTTTCAGGGCGGTTTTTAGCAACTCCACAACGGAAGTTTTCCCCACGC encodes:
- a CDS encoding YciI family protein; translated protein: MFVVSITYSVALSEVDALIPDHIAFLDQYYEQGNFIASGPKLPRTGGVILAQAENKEALLSLLTQDPFYKAGIANYEVTEFVVSKKAPAFSFE
- a CDS encoding organic hydroperoxide resistance protein, with amino-acid sequence MSLDSVVYTAQANVIGGREGRATANDGAIDLKLSTPKVLGGAGGDGTNPEQLFAAGYSACFMGALKLVASQQKVVIPADTTIEGIVGIGPVGQAFGIQVELKITVPTLDKALVEQLVATAHEVCPYSNATRGNIDVTLTIV
- a CDS encoding MarR family winged helix-turn-helix transcriptional regulator, producing MSEENKLVQASENDGQLDLDNQLCFALYSASLAMNKLYRKMLKPLDITYSQYLVLLTLWKQDALSVTDIGEQLFLDSATLTPLLKRMESANLIERRRSEQDERHVIISLTEEGRLLKEKAKDIPNEVFCHTNCDLDTLLETKANLESLRKNLLSRI
- the ykgO gene encoding type B 50S ribosomal protein L36 — protein: MQVLSSLKSAKKRHKDCQVVKRRGRVFVICKSNPRFKAVQGKGGKKR
- a CDS encoding type B 50S ribosomal protein L31 is translated as MRSNIHPDYRKVVFHDTSVDKYFLIGSTIHTTQTIEWEDGNTYPYHSIEVSSASHPFYTGQQRSAQLEGRVHNFKRRFGERKLVGGKK
- a CDS encoding D-2-hydroxyacid dehydrogenase family protein, with the translated sequence MKIAILDDYQDVVKKLDCFALLNDHDVTVFTDTLIDEVALAERLFDFDALVLIRERTHITDSLLSRLPNLKLISQTGKVSNHIDVSVCEKHGVKVLEGRGSPVAPSELCWSLIMAASRNLPDYVEQFKAGEWQQSGSLDLGRTLSGLTIGIWGFGKIGQRIAKYASAFDMKVMVWGSESSRDNAVSMGFTAAETKQAFFQKADIVSLHLRLNDVTRGCVKRSDLDVMKADALLVNTSRAELIEEGALYAAMASNPTKRAAIDVYETEPANLANEPLLGLPNVLCSPHIGYVERNSYELYFSVAFENILQEVETHP
- a CDS encoding KAP family P-loop NTPase fold protein, translated to MPTNQPLTVEEKSSLQDRLEKLDKEAILLFSARCALRVFPLLAQKNDHNASFYYWDEQDKTRCLLAVWRALLFYYRYNKSDARADDAAARAAYDAADNAAANAAYAADANAANAAYAADANAANAAYAARAAVYAAYDAAADANAATRAARAAYDANVATRAAIAATNAAAYVDYFPDIRTELESDLIQLKKGNRAVLDRFPLWQKTDPDYLNWLEKHLPEALNELSEEQSVPNVKAIIDDIWPIYKGIFEGKPDKGAINQTLGQLESFFSHSDSVSEKNNEDEPPSEVDVSSEQNNGTAEPPYDQETPIESIETIPGNRHSSHQHAAEDKLNRQHLVNSLAALLRDKNNPHHQTIGLLGHWGVGKTSVVELLKTALKTRIEANEPEFLFADFNAWEYEHTDNLQAGIAQEMIKALSSPEPEPTCWESTYWPLRKIWLTARFAWRLHGLKVLIPLSLFVSSLAPLWIPDSLKEVLSNLVEPLGTGVASIFPYAWIGTFLLPALKHTKALFAGPLAKELLTYLKLPNYGQHLGTIPVMREHIKKLTKVRLGNKKRLLYVVDDLDRCGHKGIVKVLEAVRMVLDLDNVIVVIAVDQRIALAALALHYKELATQHHNEDPKLIARDYLAKIIHLPIVLTEPDDASVTHYLEYLWDQTSSPESKEQGDGALAKTDDGLANGLPNDNTERENQTKTTEKVNHVSQEENNPLKTDRNINSEATDAPSFTGTFTGTEAHPSTEPDRLKETLKEALKKEFKEKYKELKQVEQLTEPQKRAFAHWIKHFGLSNPRQIKRLHNSYNLLLNLYPDQDKESVELTREDVEPPLAAHHFPMMVTLFAMEYLNNLESITMRKALKERFKQEAGSKDTTPESEEHDKITDIVIKLGQMKVAGKTAIKAIEPFVLPSIDIDVNRDNDEEAP